A single Triticum dicoccoides isolate Atlit2015 ecotype Zavitan chromosome 2A, WEW_v2.0, whole genome shotgun sequence DNA region contains:
- the LOC119356287 gene encoding uncharacterized protein LOC119356287 translates to MARRLGVVLALAAVVLLAAAGAATAQSKPRPPNANGPKPKPNPISVKCSESPRVNPYCSNQRMDCPANCPQSCYADCKSCKPVCVCNTPGACGDPRFIGGDGNAFYFHGRRDADFCVVSDRDLHINAHFIGKSGHSGMSRDFTWIQAIAVLFDGHRLYLGARKTGTWDDAVEHLEIILDGEPVYLPADLVEGAKWTSSRVPELSVTRTKGANGVLVALHGKFSVRANAVPITEEDSRVHRYGVTADDCLAHLELAFKFDALTDDVHGVVGQTYRSDYVNHFDVRASMPTMGGDATFTTSSLFAADCSVARYGVSRGNDGAAVLSELSAVTCASGMDGKGVVCKK, encoded by the exons ATGGCGAGGCGTCTGGGAGTCGTGCTGGCTTTAGCGGCTGTCGTCCTTCTCGCCGCCGCGGGGGCCGCCACCGCGCAATCCAAGCCACGGCCACCCAATGCCAATGGCCCGAAGCCGAAGCCGAATCCGATAAGCGTCAAGTGCAGTGAGAGTCCCAGGGTAAACCCCTACTGCTCCAACCAGAGGATGGACTGCCCCGCCAACTGCCCCCAGTCCTGCTACGCCGACTGCAAATCATGCAAACCCGTCTGCG TGTGCAACACCCCGGGGGCGTGCGGCGACCCGCGGTTCATAGGCGGTGACGGCAACGCCTTCTACTTCCACGGACGCAGGGACGCCGACTTCTGCGTCGTCTCCGACCGTGACCTTCACATCAACGCACACTTCATCGGCAAGAGCGGCCACAGCGGCATGTCCCGGGACTTCACCTGGATCCAGGCCATCGCCGTGCTCTTCGACGGCCACCGCCTCTACCTCGGCGCCAGGAAGACCGGCACCTGGGACGACGCTGTCGAGCATCTAGAGATCATCCTGGACGGCGAGCCCGTGTACCTCCCCGCCGACCTGGTCGAAGGCGCCAAGTGGACCTCCAGCCGCGTCCCCGAGCTGTCTGTGACCCGCACCAAGGGGGCCAATGGCGTGCTCGTCGCCCTCCACGGAAAGTTCAGCGTCAGGGCCAACGCCGTGCCCATCACCGAGGAGGATTCGAGGGTGCACCGTTACGGCGTCACCGCCGACGACTGCCTCGCGCACCTCGAGCTGGCGTTCAAGTTCGACGCGCTCACCGACGACGTCCACGGTGTGGTCGGACAGACGTACCGCTCCGACTACGTCAACCATTTCGACGTGAGGGCCTCCATGCCCACCATGGGAGGAGATGCCACCTTCACCACCTCCAGCCTGTTCGCCGCCGACTGCAGCGTGGCGCGCTATGGAGTCAGCCGTGGAAACGACGGTGCCGCGGTGCTATCTGAGCTCTCTGCTGTTACCTGTGCCAGTGGCATGGACGGCAAGGGTGTCGTGTGCAAGAAGTAA